Genomic segment of Prinia subflava isolate CZ2003 ecotype Zambia chromosome 4, Cam_Psub_1.2, whole genome shotgun sequence:
ACATCAGGAAGAGTGCTGGTGCCAGCCGTGTCAAGTCCACAGCTCCCAAGACCCTGCAGCGTTACCAACTGGAAATAcccactcctctctgcctgggaaGATCCTTCAGACACAAAGGAAGTTCCTCTGTCTCTGGGGAGCTCTCCTGAGACGGTGGTCGAGGGCTGGAAGAGTTATTTGTTTGCAGCTCCCTGacctctgcagtgcctctgaTCTAAATAAATCAGGATTTGTTAAAGACCGCTCATGGTGCTCCCACCGctctggttttgactgggataGGCTTCCTTTCTTCCAAGAAGCTGGCCTGTGTTGGGCTTGGATGGGAATGCTGTGAATCAAACAGGGGTGGTTTggtttctgctgagcagggcttgccctcttccaaaactctgctgtgtcccttgcTACAATGCACCGTTTtccactgggaagggagggatgagtgttgaagacagaggcaaagaatgcaTTAAACACCTGTACCGTGTCTCTGCCCCTGTCTGTGAGGTGACCATCCACATCCTGGTAGGGGACAATGTTActtttacaatgattttttttccctttaatgtatttgaaaacactgctttttattgTGCCTCACATTTCTGGCCACCTTCATCTCCAGCTGAGCTTTCGCCACACCAAATCTCTCCCTTCAGTGGCAAGAAGCATCTGTGACCTGCTTTCCACTGGGCAcacagcttccttttccatgctatttcccagagaagatgcCTGTTCAGGCAAGCCAGCCTTCTGCCTCACCTGCTTGCCTGCTGACATTGGGGAATCACCTGCTCCCGTGCCCTTCGGGGGTGACGTTTCAAAAGTGACCAGAGGAGCTGGCGTCACTCTGGGAGTTGCCAGGGTCCCTCCTCACTCGGGGAGCTGGTGGGTGTTTGATATGTGTGGGTGTTTTCCCAGATTACCCCCATTTCTTTGCGGGGTGACTGCTTGCCCCTCACGGCTTCCCTTAAATGGCGGCTCCTCCCTCAAGCTGGCGGTCATTATGAGGGGACATTGGGGCTCGGCTCGGAGTGGAAATGGTCCCAAATAGCACCAGACCTGACAGCCGGGAATGGGttggtggttgttttattttttggtttgtggttggtttggtgtttttttcttttattgagtCCTGCCTGGGCCCGGGtacctgggtgctgcagaggctctggcaAGGCCTCAAAACCGCCAGCCCCGCAGCCAAGGGTGGCGCAagatctcctccagctgtggcctGTCCGCGGGGTGCTTGGACAGACACCAGCAGATGAGGTGCTGGCACTCTGcggagaggaggcagaaagcGGCGGTCACTTGCAGAAGGCTCGTGCCCGGCGCCCCCCGAcgcccgcggggcccgggccgtGCTGCGTGTGCTCAGAGCCGCGCCGGGCCCAGAGCGCCGCCGGTGCCCGGTGCGGGAGGGCGGCCCGGCGGGACACGGCCCCCTCCTTCAGGCGGCGTGTGCCACACGGAGCCCGGCGGCACGGGCCGCCTCCTGCCTGCGGCCGGCCCTTGAGGGCAGGGGCCGCGGAGCTGCGGGAGGGCCGCGCCGGGCTGCGCGCTGCCGTCTGCCAAAGCCGCCCGCTTGAGGCCAGGTACCAACCTGGAGAGACCTGCGGCCCGAAgaagagctgccccagcacgaTGGCGCGGTTGTCCTCGAAGGGGAGGCTCCCGCACACCATTGCGTACAGCAGCACGCCCAGGGACCACACGGTGGCCGAATCGCCGCGGTAGCAGCCCATGGCGACCAACTCGGGCGGGCTGTACGCCTGTGTTCCTAGGGGACACAGGCAGCGCTGTCCAGCCgcaggctgctgccttccagagcctggcgccagcctcctgccagaggcaggggctgcactgccGGCCACaacctccccccacccccgaGGCCACTCCGCGCCCTCCGGCCCAAGCCAAGAACCCCTTCTGCAAGGCAGACAAGGCcgacggggcagccccagccctcgcAGGGCTGCCGAGCCGAGCGGCCGGGGCCCGGCTTTGGCGGCCCCCGCCCCGTGTGGGCAGGGCCGGCAGCCGGCTCCTGGGACACGGCTCCGCCCCGTGCCACAGGGCTGGCGGCAGCCGGCTGAACGCCGCCCCCCACGGCCACGGCCGAGGAGGGAACGGGGCCGTGCAGTGCCCGGCACCGGGAGCagggcccgggctggggctcTCGGCTCACCGGCAAATCGCGTGAAGGCTCGCTCCTGGAGGAAGGTGCCGCAGCCGAAGTCAATCAGCTTCAGATCTCCGCATGCCGGGTCCACGAGGAGGTTCTCCAGCTTGATGTCCCGGTGCAGGACGCCGCAGGCGGTGCAGTGCTGCACGGCGCACAGCACCTGGCAGAAGAGCCAGCGCGCCTTGTCCTCGCTCAGGAACCCGTGCTcccgcaggagctgcaggagatccCGCGACCGCTCCGGACGCTCCATCACCAGCGCGAAGCTGTCAGGCAGCTCAAACCAGTCCAGCAGCTGGATGATGAAGCGGCAGCCGGAGCCCACCTTCTCCATGAGCGCGATCTCCATCGGAACGCAGGTGCCGTcgggctgtgaggaggagacagCGCCTACAGCGGGCCTGACGCTGCCCTGTGGCTGCGCCGGGCCCTGCCTGGCATGCCCCCGTGGCCCCTCGGGCAGCCTCCCTGGTGATGGGGATTCATCCCGCCCGGGGGACGCTTGGGGCACAGCCCGCTCTGtgccgctggccccgctcactcaccagctcgaCCCACTGCAGGACGCTCTCCCGGGCCACGCGTTTGACGGCCACCTGCCAGCCATCGAGACGGGGGGGCTGAGCTCAAGGCCTGCCCTTGCCCGCCGCTGCCCCTCCCCGCACGCCCGGCCTTCCCGCTCACTCACCGGCCTCCCGTCCGAGAGGCGGATGCCCGAGAAAACGGTGCCGAAGCCGCCGCTGCCCAGCTGCGGGCCCAGCTGgtagagctcctgcagctccttctttcGCCCTGCGGCCAAGAGCGAGCCGTCAGCCTTGCGCCCAGGAACCCCCCGAGCGCCCGCAAGTGAAGCGGGCCGAGCCGCCGCGGGCCCCGCTGCTCTGACCTGCTTCCTGCTGTGCGCCGGGCAGCGGCCcccgcccggcagccccggggctggccagcggcacggccgggccggggcagggcgcagaggcggctgcgggaggcgcagggcagcggggcagggcggcaCCGTCTCTATCCCCGGCGTCGTGGGCCGcgctcagctcttgtggccgGCCGGGGCTACAGCCCGAGGCTTCGCCCGGGGGcgtcccaggagcagctgcaaagcagagagggcCTTTTGAAGCCGTGGCATCAGAGGCgctggaagcagccagggaCTAGGCCACTCTCAGGGGCCCCGGCCTGGCCTGGGCATGCCCGTcaggagccccaggggagcctctgacagctcctcaggacctctcacctgctctTACGAAGGCCTTCGAGGTAGTCGAGAGCCGTGGTGCGGCAGCTtcctggggatggaggagacTCCTTGGTGTCTCAAGGATCGGCtccaccaccaggctggggctgttgccagctggcacagccaacACAGCGTCCTGGGACCTGCGGGATGACACCTGCTGGTGCCAGGACGCTGGCTGCTccgccagctgctcctgggaaagctCCCTTGCCTCGGGCTGGGCTCCCATCTGGACTTCAGGGCTTTCCCTGGCCACGTCAAGGCTCGGGGTTGTGCCCTTGAAGTCCGCGAgcccaagggagctgggagacctgtgcatgggctctgcaccttctgcaggcCGACAGGTCTCACTGAGCCTCTGTGAGGGATGGAGGCTGTCAGAGATAGCAGAagctcctggcaggatggagggTCTCTGACAGCCTGCACCTCCTGCGTGGATGGCGGGTCTCCGCTGCTGTGCCATCCTTGCAGGGGTTGAggtgctcccagggatggagagtcttgctgggagcagcctcttgCGGGGACGGAGGCTTGTGGAGGATCTGAAGGAGCcgcagcagggcaggtggcctcgcttccccagctcctccagtccTTCCCACAGCGCCTGCCACATCCCCGCGTAGAGCAGCACacgtgtcccagtgccagcccagagcagcagcatcagttcCTGCAGCTCGCGGGCCACTGCCGTGCAGCGGCGGCAGCTGCAGGCGCCGCGCGTGGGGCTGGCGGGAGCGCGTGGCCGCTTGTGAGAGGGGGCCCGAGGCCCGCAGGACCTGGGAGCCGCGGGGGCTCCTCGCTTCCTCCGAGAGCCTCTGGGCCGGACGCGGGAGCGCTTGCTCCTCGTCGCTGCTGTCCGTGTGTGCCGCCGCCGTGGTTGCCAGTGGCCGATGGCCCAGCAGACAGCCACggcggccagcagcaggacaagtgcGGTGAGCAGGACACCACCGTCACCCATGGCTCCGGCACGTCCCATGGCAACCGCACTGGCGGCTGCGGGGGCTGGCCCGGCTTATATAGGGGTGGCGGGTGATGTCacagtgctgtggccaggacCCCCTGTaacatcacagccctgcctcacgCCAGCGCTCGGCCCCTTTGTGCCGTCAGTGCCCCGCCCGCCTCAGGGCTCGGCAGAACTGGCTCATCCCTGAAGATGGCCGTGGCCAGAAAAAGCCTGGAAGTAAGAAGCAGAggtcagcctgttccaatgaATCCTTTCCTGGAGCAAGTGGTGGCACATCAGGAAGAGTGCTGGTGCCAGCCGTGTCAAGTCCACAGCTCCCAAGACCCTGCAGCGTTACCAACTGGAAATAcccactcctctctgcctgggaaGATCCTCCAGACACAAAGGAAGTTCCTCTGTCTCTGGGGAGCTCTCCTGAAACGGTGGTCGAGGGCTGGAAGTGTTTTTGTTTGCAGCTCCCTGACTTCTCCAGGGATCGGATCACAGCCCTCTTTTTTAAGGTGCGTGTGTTTAGGTGTGCCCTTAACTAAGGAACACTTCAACTCAGTTGGTCTGCTGTCTTCCCATGGCTGTTTCCTCACTTTCCTCCTTTGCTGCCACCACGTGGTCACGTCTCAGTGTTCATTTAAGGTCTGTATTAATCTTTCAGAAGAACACCCTCCATCCCTGAGTGTTCCACAGTTTTCAACTGTGCATGACATGTTTCTTCATTTGCCTTTAAATTCTCCCCGGAGGAATCCTGCAcgttaaaataacaaaataaggAGAGAGAATCTCTAtcatgttttcctttcccattcTTCAACTGAAAGGCTTGCAGAAGGTGTACATTTTTCACCTCTAGAAAAAGTTATGTAGAAGTAACTAAGTGTGCATGGCAAGTTTCAAACCCCAGACAGAAGTTTCACAGGCATCTAAATCAAAAGCCAGGCTCAAGCCTCAGCAGAAGTTTTCCAAAGGGCTGTTCCTGAGGCAGTtatatgtagaagactgtgtCACTGAGGGCTGATGGAGTGGCTTTTGTGTGCTGTACATTCAGCTCTGAAAATTGCACTTGGGACCCAACATCGTTTATGCATTTCTGGAAATATAGTTTTGAGAGCAGAACTCTATAAAACTACCAAAATGGAGTTCTGGAGTGGAAGAGGGACTATCAGAGATGTCTGGTGCAGCTTGTGCAGTTTCATGACAGAACAGCtttggagcagcagtgcagcctgtATC
This window contains:
- the LOC134549320 gene encoding uncharacterized protein LOC134549320 → MEIALMEKVGSGCRFIIQLLDWFELPDSFALVMERPERSRDLLQLLREHGFLSEDKARWLFCQVLCAVQHCTACGVLHRDIKLENLLVDPACGDLKLIDFGCGTFLQERAFTRFAGEPRAPARALLPVPGTARPRSLLGRGRGGRRSAGCRQPCGTGRSRVPGAGCRPCPHGAGAAKAGPRPLGSAALRGLGLPRRPCLPCRRGSWLGPEGAEWPRGWGEVVAGSAAPASGRRLAPGSGRQQPAAGQRCLCPLGTQAYSPPELVAMGCYRGDSATVWSLGVLLYAMVCGSLPFEDNRAIVLGQLFFGPQVSPGWYLASSGRLWQTAARSPARPSRSSAAPALKGRPQAGGGPCRRAPCGTRRLKEGAVSRRAALPHRAPAALWARRGSEHTQHGPGPAGVGGRRARAFCK